The proteins below come from a single Holdemania massiliensis genomic window:
- a CDS encoding PHP domain-containing protein produces MNKKSQIDLHLQSCASDGVRTPKVIVNIAFANKINFITLTDHDTIRNVKEFGETAHEAGIAVLYSVEISVLFHSQLFTYLDME; encoded by the coding sequence ATTAATAAGAAAAGCCAAATTGACCTCCATCTTCAATCCTGTGCTTCGGATGGTGTAAGAACGCCGAAGGTAATAGTTAATATAGCTTTTGCCAATAAAATTAATTTTATAACTTTAACTGATCATGATACGATCCGCAATGTGAAAGAATTCGGCGAAACTGCTCACGAAGCAGGCATAGCTGTACTCTATAGCGTTGAAATCAGTGTTCTCTTTCATTCGCAGTTATTCACATACTTGGATATGGAATAA
- a CDS encoding IS1634 family transposase, translating into MRVTTSKSKNSESFYINFAYVDKNGKSTSRNFKKLGTLAELSEKLGTDRDGVMAWAKEQARIATEEYKKENEVLAVPFSPNKFIEKDAQRSFNCGYLFLQSLLTQLHFDTIFRNIDNRHKTDYSLEAITSDLIYVRFLKPSSKRSSFSFAKTLLEQPKYELHQVYRTLSILADESESIQAELYRNSNHIHKRNTKILYYDCTNYYFEIEQEDDFRKYGKSKENRPNPIVGMGLFMDADGYPLTFDLYPGNQNEQRSLKPLEQKVIRDFECSEFVYCSDSGLASQDNKLFNDMGGRSYVITQSLKKLKKEDREMALNPQQYRKIGSKKFIDLRELDETDPEVFESIYYKEIPVESKKVSETMIVTYSPKYRAYQSKIRQGQIDRAKRMISENGKLKKNRKNPNDPVRFIRKTAVTENGEVADHEFCEINQEALDKEAMYDGFYAVTTDIEGEIAEIIAINQRRWQIEECFRIMKTDFDARPIYVQKEKCIKAHFLVCFISLLLYRLIDTKLENKYTAETIIDTMKNMQVCLLPEYGYIPTYNRTDLTDELHNVFGFHTDTQIIKKAKMRSIIRQTKQR; encoded by the coding sequence ATGCGTGTGACTACTTCAAAATCTAAAAACTCTGAATCTTTCTACATCAATTTTGCTTATGTCGATAAAAACGGCAAAAGCACTTCCAGAAACTTTAAGAAGCTGGGCACTCTCGCTGAACTTTCTGAAAAACTCGGCACTGACCGGGACGGCGTTATGGCGTGGGCAAAAGAACAAGCCAGAATCGCTACAGAAGAATACAAAAAAGAAAATGAGGTTCTGGCTGTCCCTTTCTCTCCAAATAAATTTATAGAAAAGGACGCTCAACGTTCTTTTAATTGCGGTTACCTGTTTCTTCAATCGCTGCTAACCCAGCTTCATTTTGATACAATTTTTAGAAATATAGATAACCGTCATAAAACGGATTACAGTTTAGAAGCGATCACCTCTGACCTTATCTATGTCCGTTTCTTGAAACCTTCCAGCAAACGGAGCTCCTTTTCCTTTGCCAAAACATTACTGGAGCAGCCCAAATATGAACTTCATCAAGTTTACAGAACCTTGTCTATCCTGGCTGATGAATCCGAATCTATTCAGGCTGAATTATATCGCAACAGTAATCATATCCATAAAAGAAACACAAAGATACTTTATTATGACTGCACAAATTATTACTTTGAAATAGAACAAGAGGATGATTTCAGAAAATATGGTAAAAGCAAAGAGAACCGTCCTAATCCTATTGTCGGCATGGGATTATTTATGGATGCGGACGGATATCCCCTGACATTTGATCTGTATCCCGGCAATCAGAACGAACAGAGATCGCTGAAACCACTTGAGCAGAAGGTGATCCGTGACTTTGAATGTTCTGAATTTGTCTACTGTTCCGACAGCGGTCTGGCCTCTCAAGATAATAAATTATTCAACGATATGGGTGGAAGGTCTTATGTCATTACCCAGTCTCTCAAGAAACTGAAAAAAGAAGATCGTGAAATGGCCTTAAATCCCCAGCAGTACAGAAAGATCGGAAGCAAGAAATTCATCGATCTGCGTGAATTAGACGAAACAGATCCGGAAGTCTTTGAATCGATCTATTACAAAGAAATTCCGGTTGAATCAAAGAAAGTGTCAGAAACGATGATTGTCACTTACTCCCCTAAATACAGAGCCTATCAGTCTAAAATCAGACAAGGACAGATTGATCGGGCAAAAAGAATGATTTCAGAAAACGGAAAGTTAAAAAAGAACAGAAAGAACCCGAATGATCCGGTGCGTTTTATAAGAAAAACAGCAGTAACAGAAAATGGTGAAGTGGCAGATCATGAATTCTGTGAAATCAATCAGGAAGCCCTAGATAAAGAAGCCATGTATGATGGATTCTACGCTGTAACGACTGATATAGAGGGAGAGATAGCCGAAATCATAGCCATTAATCAACGAAGATGGCAGATAGAAGAATGCTTTCGGATCATGAAAACTGACTTTGATGCAAGACCCATCTATGTCCAGAAAGAAAAGTGTATAAAAGCACACTTTCTGGTCTGTTTCATATCGTTACTGCTCTATCGACTAATCGATACAAAACTTGAAAACAAATATACAGCAGAAACGATCATAGATACCATGAAAAATATGCAAGTATGTCTGCTTCCCGAATATGGTTATATCCCTACCTATAATCGTACTGATTTAACCGATGAGCTTCACAATGTATTCGGTTTTCATACAGATACACAGATTATAAAAAAAGCAAAAATGAGAAGTATAATTCGCCAAACAAAACAAAGATAA
- a CDS encoding MvaI/BcnI family restriction endonuclease, giving the protein MIFTPYSDEANVINMIRRFRNEEYALIRMTYTMIDKNNLDANGILRDLLFNWGLVDYEQLDHGGRFGVTYNALFIQYGKTDVIKLKFYRVSNARGDKRFSIETIKRRTKYGDINEGDLLYISIFRQANGMPLIYIVNLTHNIPNENDLLNAIGVDAITDLFYQIRPRLYEIIHGGFFDNSKGYGPIAPKDVGDTLENLLGINTNNRINADYNGLIEVKSKGGSRTLDTLFTLRPQFEGTRVAEYEPTDRNRVSAFTRIYGYDSDAHSGYSSLYITIGSIEAPQNNQGFYLHVNDEERRVNIIWRNPNTGKQEIAAYWSFNDLRQQLYIKHPSTLWFKAESREINGMVQFKYHEVEFSRAPQFTTFLSLIKSGEVTYDWRGYTTKEGRYTGKNHGNAWRIKPYAKLDLFGEIEVVEF; this is encoded by the coding sequence ATGATTTTTACACCTTATTCAGATGAAGCGAATGTAATTAATATGATACGACGTTTTCGAAACGAAGAATATGCATTAATTCGCATGACATATACAATGATTGACAAAAATAATCTAGATGCTAACGGTATACTTAGGGATTTATTATTTAACTGGGGTCTTGTTGACTATGAACAACTGGATCATGGTGGTAGATTTGGAGTAACTTATAATGCATTATTTATTCAATACGGTAAAACAGATGTTATCAAGTTGAAATTTTATCGTGTGTCTAATGCCCGAGGTGATAAACGTTTTTCTATAGAAACTATAAAGCGAAGGACCAAATATGGTGACATAAACGAAGGCGATCTTCTTTATATCTCTATTTTTCGACAAGCAAATGGTATGCCATTAATATATATAGTTAATCTAACACACAACATTCCAAACGAGAATGATTTACTTAATGCTATTGGTGTGGATGCCATTACTGATTTATTCTATCAAATCAGACCTCGCTTATATGAAATTATTCACGGTGGTTTCTTTGACAACTCTAAAGGTTATGGTCCAATTGCGCCAAAAGATGTGGGAGATACTTTAGAAAATCTTCTTGGAATTAACACAAATAACAGAATAAATGCAGATTATAACGGCTTGATAGAAGTAAAATCCAAGGGAGGTAGCAGAACCTTGGATACGCTTTTCACGTTACGCCCACAATTCGAAGGTACAAGAGTGGCGGAATATGAGCCAACAGACAGAAACAGAGTTTCTGCATTCACTAGAATATATGGCTATGACTCAGATGCACATTCAGGATATAGCAGTCTTTACATAACCATAGGTTCTATAGAAGCACCTCAGAACAATCAAGGATTTTATCTTCATGTAAATGATGAGGAACGAAGAGTCAATATTATATGGCGTAATCCAAACACAGGCAAACAAGAGATAGCCGCGTATTGGTCCTTTAATGATCTTCGCCAACAGTTATATATTAAGCATCCATCAACATTATGGTTCAAAGCAGAAAGTAGAGAAATTAATGGTATGGTTCAATTCAAATATCATGAAGTTGAATTTTCCAGAGCTCCACAGTTTACGACGTTCCTATCATTAATAAAGTCAGGCGAAGTAACTTATGATTGGCGTGGTTATACAACAAAGGAAGGTAGATATACCGGAAAAAATCACGGTAACGCATGGCGTATTAAACCATATGCCAAGTTGGATTTATTCGGTGAAATCGAAGTTGTAGAATTTTAG
- a CDS encoding uridine kinase family protein, producing the protein MTTSKLPSLKIKTWSEQSLACLTEEIVQRSALPLILIDGAAGSGKTTLALKLATALQANLVHTDDVCWFADPIHWDEEMIQGIIMPWSDGDEVAYRPTGWIKKNREGFIAVNPDRALIIEGMGACRKRLRDKADYSIWVDTEPDLARLRVVQRDLAKGENGGTIESVTQFADWWNSLLNPLFLEEEPWKYVDVIILGSQCDLKSNLLKIHIPQF; encoded by the coding sequence ATGACAACATCAAAATTACCTTCACTCAAAATTAAAACTTGGTCAGAACAATCACTGGCCTGTTTGACAGAAGAAATAGTCCAGCGCAGTGCTCTGCCACTGATTCTTATCGACGGTGCTGCCGGTTCTGGAAAAACAACATTAGCTTTAAAGCTTGCGACAGCGTTGCAGGCCAATCTCGTTCATACAGATGATGTCTGTTGGTTTGCGGATCCAATTCATTGGGATGAAGAAATGATTCAGGGGATTATCATGCCTTGGTCTGACGGTGATGAAGTAGCGTACAGACCTACAGGTTGGATAAAAAAAAATCGTGAAGGTTTTATTGCGGTGAATCCAGATCGAGCTCTTATCATTGAAGGTATGGGAGCTTGTAGAAAAAGACTGCGTGATAAAGCTGATTATTCCATTTGGGTGGATACAGAACCTGATCTAGCGCGTTTGCGTGTGGTTCAGCGTGATCTTGCCAAAGGTGAAAATGGCGGAACAATCGAATCTGTTACACAATTTGCTGATTGGTGGAATTCATTGTTAAATCCTTTGTTTTTAGAAGAGGAACCATGGAAATATGTCGATGTCATTATTCTAGGTTCACAATGTGATTTAAAATCAAATCTTCTTAAGATTCATATTCCCCAATTTTAA
- a CDS encoding tyrosine-type recombinase/integrase: MLVIVRKYNKSHEIPLLKITPHTLRHTFCTRFVQKKMGPKNQRYILGHAIITISLVLYAHASENGANVKMLSMIA, from the coding sequence ATGCTTGTTATCGTCAGAAAATACAACAAGAGCCATGAAATACCATTGTTAAAGATTACGCCACATACATTAAGGCATACGTTCTGTACAAGATTTGTTCAGAAGAAGATGGGTCCGAAAAATCAGCGATATATTCTGGGACATGCAATTATCACAATCTCGCTGGTTTTGTATGCCCATGCTTCTGAAAATGGAGCAAATGTGAAAATGTTAAGTATGATTGCTTGA
- the gatC gene encoding Asp-tRNA(Asn)/Glu-tRNA(Gln) amidotransferase subunit GatC translates to MEEIKDPAYFKELAHRLMFDLSDAEAADIAAEFETLGKQLTLLESIDTTGVEPMVYPFETPTAYLREDVVDHVISREDALVNAPKVRECHIVVPKVVK, encoded by the coding sequence ATGGAAGAAATTAAAGATCCCGCTTATTTCAAAGAGCTGGCACATCGGCTGATGTTTGATCTCAGCGATGCGGAAGCCGCCGATATTGCGGCGGAATTTGAAACGCTTGGCAAGCAGCTGACGCTGCTTGAAAGCATTGACACAACAGGCGTAGAGCCGATGGTCTATCCGTTTGAAACACCGACCGCTTATCTGCGTGAGGATGTTGTCGATCATGTGATCTCACGGGAGGACGCGCTGGTCAATGCGCCGAAAGTCCGAGAATGCCACATTGTGGTACCAAAGGTGGTGAAGTAA
- the gatB gene encoding Asp-tRNA(Asn)/Glu-tRNA(Gln) amidotransferase subunit GatB, protein MEYEVIIGIEIHCELKTKTKMFSGAPVLFGAPANTCVNEIDLGHPGTMPCVNKQAVAMAVQACTALNMEIDPLVRFDRKNYYYTDLPKGFQITQQFYPIGRHGYVEIETENGPKRIRIERLHMEEDTAKQFHYDAGTLIDFNRAGTPLVEIVSEPDIRSGKEAMAYVEKLRTTLYYLGVSDVKMEEGSMRCDVNISLRPAGTEKFGVKTEIKNLNSISNVQKAVEYEIERQTQILNEGGQVVQETRRFDEATRTTISMRKKEGAVDYKYFPEPNIFPIQLDAQWIRQLQEAMPEMPEVRQARYVELGLPETDIALLVANKDLADYYDQVMKHTSHAKIAANWVIVELPAGLTKLNKKLSENPVAPQAMAELVNMVVGGEISGKQAKVVFEEVLQGKDPKQVAQEKGMKQLSDSSALIALVNQVLDEQPQSIIDYKNGKDRAVGFLVGQVMKKSKGQANPAMTNKLIVEELKKRI, encoded by the coding sequence ATGGAATACGAAGTAATTATCGGCATTGAAATTCATTGTGAATTAAAAACGAAAACGAAAATGTTTTCCGGAGCTCCGGTGCTCTTTGGCGCGCCGGCCAATACCTGCGTCAATGAAATTGACTTAGGTCATCCAGGCACGATGCCCTGCGTTAACAAACAGGCGGTTGCGATGGCCGTGCAGGCTTGTACGGCGCTGAACATGGAAATTGATCCGCTCGTGCGCTTTGACCGGAAAAATTATTACTATACCGACCTGCCGAAGGGCTTCCAGATCACCCAGCAGTTTTACCCAATTGGGCGGCATGGCTATGTTGAAATCGAAACCGAAAACGGACCGAAGAGAATCCGGATCGAACGGCTGCACATGGAAGAAGATACTGCCAAACAGTTCCACTATGATGCTGGAACCTTGATCGATTTTAACCGGGCGGGAACACCGCTGGTGGAGATTGTATCGGAACCGGATATCCGCAGCGGCAAAGAAGCGATGGCTTATGTTGAAAAATTAAGAACCACGCTGTACTATCTGGGCGTATCCGATGTCAAGATGGAAGAAGGCTCGATGCGCTGTGACGTGAACATTTCACTGCGTCCGGCCGGAACGGAGAAATTCGGTGTCAAAACCGAGATCAAAAACCTTAATTCCATCAGCAACGTTCAGAAGGCTGTAGAATATGAAATTGAACGGCAGACACAGATCTTGAACGAAGGTGGTCAGGTTGTGCAGGAAACCCGACGTTTTGACGAAGCTACGCGCACGACGATTTCAATGCGGAAAAAGGAAGGCGCAGTCGATTACAAGTATTTCCCAGAACCGAATATTTTCCCGATCCAGCTGGATGCCCAGTGGATTCGGCAGCTGCAGGAAGCGATGCCGGAAATGCCGGAAGTGCGTCAGGCTCGATATGTTGAACTGGGTCTGCCGGAAACGGATATTGCTTTGTTAGTTGCGAATAAAGACCTGGCAGATTACTATGATCAGGTCATGAAGCATACCTCGCATGCCAAAATTGCGGCTAACTGGGTCATTGTTGAGCTGCCAGCGGGATTGACGAAGCTGAATAAGAAGCTGTCGGAGAATCCAGTGGCTCCGCAGGCGATGGCAGAGTTAGTCAATATGGTTGTCGGTGGTGAAATCTCCGGCAAACAGGCGAAGGTTGTGTTTGAGGAAGTGCTTCAGGGCAAAGATCCGAAACAGGTCGCTCAGGAAAAAGGCATGAAACAGCTGTCTGATTCCTCCGCTTTGATTGCATTGGTCAATCAGGTTTTGGATGAACAGCCGCAGTCGATCATAGACTATAAGAATGGGAAGGATCGTGCCGTCGGCTTCCTGGTGGGTCAGGTGATGAAAAAATCTAAGGGTCAGGCGAATCCGGCGATGACGAATAAGCTGATTGTGGAAGAGTTGAAGAAGAGAATTTAA
- the rlmD gene encoding 23S rRNA (uracil(1939)-C(5))-methyltransferase RlmD, which yields MEFKKNDVLTAEAVDYTFDGLGVVRHEGLCFFVKDLLKGEKAEIVVTAVKKNVGYGRVIRRLSDSPQRVEPRCPVARQCGGCQLQMMNSELQAEFKRHRVADCFQRIGHLDVEVKPVLSMEFPWKYRNKVQVPVGMNREGQMISGYYRSHSHDIVDFDQCCLHSDLENAILSSLKAWIAEIGDPKQFRHWLIKHAFRTGQVMVVFIANTAQIKGKMELIRRLTESYPQIRSIILNVNEREDNVILGDKEIVLWGSASVEEELLGLRFQISAKSFYQINPIQTEVLYTKAIELAGLTGNETVIDVYCGTGTIGLSAASKAKRVIGIEIVPSAVEDARNNAIRNGITNAEFICGDAGACTSQLLQRNIQPEVAIVDPPRKGLGRLTIDSLVKMNPDRIVYVSCDPATLARDCALLNDQGYSVQVVQPVDMFPQTTHIECVVKLHK from the coding sequence ATGGAATTTAAGAAGAATGATGTCCTGACAGCAGAGGCGGTTGATTATACGTTTGACGGATTGGGCGTAGTTCGGCATGAAGGTCTTTGCTTCTTTGTCAAAGATTTGTTAAAAGGAGAAAAGGCGGAAATTGTTGTCACCGCGGTGAAGAAAAACGTGGGTTATGGTCGGGTAATCCGACGTTTATCGGATAGTCCGCAGCGTGTTGAACCGCGTTGTCCGGTTGCCCGACAATGCGGAGGATGTCAGCTGCAGATGATGAATTCTGAGCTGCAGGCGGAATTCAAGCGGCATCGAGTAGCGGATTGTTTCCAGCGAATTGGGCATTTAGATGTTGAGGTCAAGCCAGTGTTGTCGATGGAATTTCCCTGGAAATATCGCAACAAGGTGCAGGTACCGGTAGGGATGAATCGTGAGGGTCAGATGATCAGCGGGTATTATCGCAGTCATTCGCATGATATTGTGGATTTTGACCAATGCTGCCTGCACAGTGATCTGGAAAATGCGATTTTAAGTTCATTGAAGGCCTGGATTGCGGAGATTGGAGATCCGAAACAATTTCGGCATTGGCTGATTAAACATGCGTTCAGGACTGGGCAGGTAATGGTTGTTTTCATCGCCAATACAGCGCAAATAAAAGGAAAGATGGAATTGATTCGGCGGCTGACTGAAAGTTATCCGCAGATACGTAGTATTATTTTAAATGTGAATGAGCGAGAGGATAACGTAATTCTGGGTGACAAAGAAATTGTCTTGTGGGGATCGGCTTCAGTTGAGGAAGAATTGTTGGGGCTGCGGTTCCAGATTTCGGCGAAATCGTTTTATCAGATCAATCCGATTCAGACTGAAGTGTTGTATACGAAGGCAATTGAGCTGGCAGGATTAACCGGAAACGAAACGGTGATTGATGTGTATTGCGGCACGGGGACGATTGGATTAAGTGCAGCGTCCAAGGCAAAACGTGTAATTGGGATTGAAATTGTTCCTTCGGCGGTAGAAGATGCGAGAAACAATGCGATTCGCAATGGAATTACGAATGCCGAGTTTATCTGTGGGGATGCCGGTGCTTGTACGTCGCAGTTGTTGCAGCGGAATATTCAGCCGGAGGTCGCCATTGTTGATCCGCCGCGTAAGGGTTTGGGTCGGCTGACGATTGATTCTTTGGTGAAGATGAATCCTGACCGGATTGTCTATGTTTCCTGTGATCCTGCAACCTTGGCAAGGGATTGTGCTTTACTGAATGATCAGGGATATAGTGTGCAGGTTGTTCAGCCCGTGGATATGTTTCCGCAGACGACGCATATAGAGTGTGTGGTAAAGTTACATAAATAA
- a CDS encoding amidase family protein, protein MATMKELKETTTVRQRVEEALAKAHASQPQLNAVVTFVDVEEQLTGLNEIADGPFYGMPIALKDNVCTQGIRTTASSKILDNYIPVYNAHIVDKLKAAGAIVIAKASMDELAMGGTNLTAATGPVYNPYDHSRMAGGSSGGSAALVAAGVVPFAIGSDTGDSVRKPASFCGVLGMKPTYGRISRYGIIPYSSSLDHVGYFTHSALDAAEALKVLAGRDDRDMTSSYEPVPDYAAALSSDVAGRRVAIFKNVIDALGNPQVKAMFEKTVEALKARGAIVEEVSLREDLLKAILPAYYLIANCEATANHSNLDGIRFGVQQPGESMEEIMIQSRTKGFGSLIRKRFVIGSYGLFVENQEKLFRQAQRVRRLIVENVAEVMKDYDILIAPASSDVAPKLDDHSRDELSDGYLIAENHMVISNFTGYPSCTVPMGMLNGLPVGLNMTAKAWDEQSLFDFAAAMEEITGMKDATAEVME, encoded by the coding sequence ATGGCAACAATGAAAGAACTGAAGGAAACAACGACTGTCCGTCAGCGGGTGGAGGAAGCCCTTGCCAAAGCCCATGCTTCGCAGCCGCAGCTCAATGCCGTTGTCACCTTTGTTGATGTGGAAGAACAGCTGACTGGTTTGAATGAGATTGCCGATGGACCATTTTACGGCATGCCGATTGCTTTAAAGGATAACGTCTGTACTCAGGGAATTCGGACGACCGCTTCCAGCAAGATTCTGGACAACTATATTCCAGTTTACAACGCACATATCGTCGACAAGCTGAAAGCCGCCGGAGCGATTGTGATCGCGAAGGCTTCGATGGATGAGCTGGCGATGGGCGGTACGAATTTAACTGCGGCTACCGGACCGGTTTATAATCCGTATGATCACTCGCGGATGGCCGGCGGTTCATCCGGCGGCAGCGCGGCATTGGTTGCCGCAGGTGTGGTTCCGTTTGCGATTGGATCCGATACCGGAGATTCTGTGCGTAAACCGGCATCCTTCTGCGGTGTTTTGGGCATGAAGCCAACCTATGGCCGGATTTCCCGCTATGGCATTATCCCTTATTCCTCATCATTGGATCATGTCGGCTATTTCACCCATAGCGCCCTGGATGCCGCGGAGGCGCTGAAAGTATTGGCGGGCCGTGATGATCGCGATATGACCTCGTCTTATGAGCCTGTACCGGATTATGCAGCGGCGCTGTCCAGCGACGTTGCTGGACGCAGAGTGGCAATTTTCAAAAATGTCATTGACGCTCTGGGCAATCCGCAGGTCAAAGCGATGTTTGAAAAAACCGTCGAGGCCTTGAAAGCCAGAGGCGCGATTGTTGAAGAAGTCAGCCTGCGCGAGGATCTGTTAAAAGCAATCCTGCCGGCTTACTATTTGATTGCAAACTGTGAAGCGACGGCGAACCATTCCAATTTAGACGGAATTCGCTTCGGCGTTCAGCAGCCGGGCGAGAGCATGGAAGAAATTATGATTCAGTCGCGGACAAAGGGATTCGGTTCCTTGATCCGCAAGCGGTTTGTCATTGGCAGTTATGGTCTGTTTGTCGAAAATCAGGAAAAGCTGTTCCGTCAGGCACAGCGGGTTCGCCGGCTGATCGTTGAAAATGTGGCAGAGGTGATGAAGGATTATGATATTCTGATCGCTCCGGCCAGCAGCGATGTTGCGCCGAAACTCGACGACCACTCCCGCGATGAACTGTCAGATGGATATCTGATCGCTGAAAACCACATGGTGATCAGCAACTTCACCGGATATCCAAGCTGTACGGTACCGATGGGAATGCTGAACGGATTGCCGGTCGGCTTGAACATGACCGCAAAAGCCTGGGATGAACAGAGTCTGTTTGACTTTGCGGCGGCGATGGAAGAAATCACCGGCATGAAGGACGCTACAGCGGAGGTTATGGAATAA
- a CDS encoding CamS family sex pheromone protein, which yields MRNNRWRRWGLALCLLISLAGCSQKAPEEANEGTVISSYSSDDYQTLLPHELSEGRYWRGNTNSRFDLMQMPKELIELSKQHFPVKDNYLQAGQILEYDDIQELQRYESSDHSYGLNPSGNFEISDAIVLERPYIVYGLVEVDFIAKEDQKTLNGIAVGILMNSSVTSGDSTVQIPKDKLYTYASTVGRKLERYLRNKAEVDADLPIYITFYSSNSTSSSVPGAFIGQGLFTSRSGQFTAIDEQWVLIPSDQATALDGVLSSQFSTVKAGVKDFMPENVNLIGKARYTNDAADYLKLTVTVQAKSYTEIYSLMQLLNELSVNFSSTDMELIIEIKQLEETVMILHREKGTMKTTVLDIS from the coding sequence ATGCGGAATAACCGGTGGCGTCGGTGGGGATTGGCGCTTTGCTTGCTGATCAGTCTGGCAGGCTGTTCGCAAAAGGCCCCGGAAGAAGCCAACGAGGGCACCGTGATCAGCAGCTATTCGTCTGATGATTATCAAACTCTGCTGCCGCATGAGCTTTCAGAAGGCCGATACTGGCGCGGCAACACGAACAGCCGCTTTGACCTGATGCAGATGCCAAAGGAACTGATTGAGCTGAGCAAGCAGCACTTTCCAGTCAAAGATAACTATCTGCAGGCGGGTCAGATTCTGGAATATGATGATATTCAGGAACTGCAGCGCTATGAAAGCAGCGATCATTCCTACGGCTTAAATCCCAGCGGAAATTTTGAGATCAGCGATGCGATCGTGCTGGAGCGGCCGTATATCGTTTATGGCTTAGTGGAAGTAGACTTCATCGCGAAGGAAGATCAGAAAACGCTCAACGGCATTGCGGTAGGGATTCTGATGAACAGTTCCGTCACCAGCGGTGACAGCACAGTTCAGATTCCAAAGGATAAATTGTATACCTATGCCAGTACGGTTGGCCGGAAGCTGGAACGTTATTTGCGCAACAAGGCTGAGGTAGACGCGGATCTGCCGATTTACATCACCTTTTACAGCTCGAATTCCACCAGTTCCAGCGTTCCGGGCGCCTTTATCGGTCAGGGGCTGTTTACCAGCCGGAGCGGCCAGTTCACTGCGATTGATGAACAATGGGTGCTGATTCCAAGTGATCAGGCAACCGCCCTCGATGGGGTTCTGTCATCTCAGTTCAGCACGGTTAAAGCCGGCGTCAAGGACTTCATGCCGGAGAATGTCAACCTCATCGGCAAGGCCCGGTATACCAACGATGCGGCGGATTATCTCAAGCTGACAGTCACGGTACAGGCCAAGAGCTATACGGAGATCTATTCCCTAATGCAGCTGTTAAACGAACTGTCGGTCAACTTCTCAAGCACCGATATGGAATTGATTATTGAGATTAAGCAGCTGGAAGAAACGGTGATGATCCTGCATCGGGAAAAAGGAACGATGAAAACGACTGTGCTGGATATCAGCTAG
- a CDS encoding helix-turn-helix domain-containing protein → MNLEFDSKEILLVFGANVRRAREMQELGISELATSIGYDRGCLSSLEYGEQNVEYITALNLARKLNVSFPVLFSRNYLNDLANDNTSFSGNFIEDDFLLVFIENFQRVMKSKQLKQIEIYGATDVQTAMISRIINRKALNPTIKTLYAMAYTVDEEMYNLFSRSAIQEEI, encoded by the coding sequence GTGAATTTAGAATTCGACTCAAAAGAAATTTTATTAGTATTTGGTGCCAACGTTAGAAGAGCGCGGGAAATGCAAGAGCTCGGTATTTCTGAACTAGCAACTTCAATAGGCTATGACCGTGGTTGCCTTTCATCATTAGAATATGGTGAGCAAAATGTTGAATATATAACCGCACTTAATCTTGCTCGTAAATTAAATGTATCATTTCCTGTTTTATTTTCAAGAAATTATCTCAATGACTTAGCAAACGATAATACATCTTTTTCTGGTAATTTTATCGAAGATGATTTTCTTCTTGTTTTTATTGAGAATTTTCAAAGAGTTATGAAGAGTAAACAACTTAAACAGATTGAGATATATGGAGCAACTGATGTACAGACTGCAATGATAAGCAGAATAATTAATCGAAAAGCACTTAACCCTACAATTAAAACTTTATACGCAATGGCTTATACAGTAGACGAAGAAATGTACAATCTATTTTCACGAAGTGCAATACAGGAGGAAATATGA